From the genome of Triticum aestivum cultivar Chinese Spring chromosome 3B, IWGSC CS RefSeq v2.1, whole genome shotgun sequence, one region includes:
- the LOC123072754 gene encoding beta-fructofuranosidase, insoluble isoenzyme 4: protein MAQSWAFFLLLVLCFCFVSDLICSSNGERVFLYPQSQKVSSIVSQRYRTAYHFQPPKNWINDPNGPMYYNGIYHEFYQYNPNGSVWGNIVWGHSVSTDLINWIPLETAIERDTPSDINGCWTGSATILPGNRLVIIYTGADPEKRQVQNIVVPKNLSDPYLREWTKAGNNPVIQPVGPGLNSGQFRDPTTGWIGPDGLWRIAVGAELNGDSAALLYKSKDFLNWTRVDHSLYSSNSSSMWECPDFFAVLPGNNGGLDLSAAIPNGAKHVLKMSLDSCDKYMIGVYDLKSDIFIPDTVLDDRRLWSRIDYGNFYASKSFFDSKKGRRIIWGWTNETDSSSDDVAKGWAGIHAIPRTIWLDSHGKQLLQWPVEEVESLRGNEINHQGLELKKGGLFEIKGADSFQADVEIDFELTSIDNADPFDPSWLLDVEKHCREAGASVSGGIGPFGLVVLASDNMEEHTAVHFRVYKSEHKYMILMCSDLRSSSLRPGLYTPAYGGFFEYDLEKEKKISLRTLIDRSAVESFGGGGRVCIMARVYPVAVVDGSAHMYAFNNGSATVRVPQLRAWSMRRAQVNVKGME, encoded by the exons ATGGCCCAATCTTGggccttcttcctgctcctcgtcCTCTGCTTCTGCTTTGTGTCCGACCTCATCTGCAGCAGCAATGGGGAGAGGGTCTTCCTCTACCCGCAGTCCCAGAAGGTCTCCTCCATCGTCAGCCAGCGGTACCGCACCGCCTACCACTTCCAGCCCCCCAAGAACTGGATCAACG ATCCAAATG GGCCAATGTACTACAACGGCATCTACCACGAGTTCTACCAGTATAACCCCAATGGCTCCGTATGGGGTAACATAGTTTGGGGCCATTCGGTTTCGACAGACCTCATCAACTGGATCCCACTTGAAACAGCAATAGAGCGGGACACCCCGAGCGACATAAATGGTTGCTGGACCGGCTCAGCCACAATTCTGCCCGGTAACCGACTGGTCATCATATACACCGGTGCCGACCCGGAGAAGCGTCAGGTCCAAAACATTGTGGTTCCAAAAAACCTGTCTGACCCGTACCTGAGAGAATGGACCAAAGCCGGAAATAACCCGGTGATCCAACCGGTCGGTCCGGGCTTGAACTCGGGCCAGTTCAGGGACCCGACAACCGGTTGGATCGGACCTGATGGGCTGTGGAGGATAGCAGTTGGTGCTGAGCTCAACGGCGACAGTGCTGCACTTTTGTACAAGAGCAAAGACTTTCTGAACTGGACTAGAGTTGACCACTCACTGTATTCATCCAATTCCTCCTCTATGTGGGAGTGCCCGGATTTCTTCGCGGTATTGCCGGGCAATAACGGCGGACTGGACCTGTCTGCAGCGATCCCGAATGGTGCCAAGCATGTCCTCAAGATGAGCCTGGATTCCTGTGACAAGTACATGATTGGGGTTTATGATCTGAAAAGTGACATCTTTATTCCAGATACTGTCCTAGATGACCGGCGGCTATGGTCGAGGATCGATTATGGTAATTTCTATGCCTCAAAGTCGTTTTTTGACTCGAAGAAGGGCAGGAGGATCATATGGGGTTGGACTAACGAGACAGATAGTTCTTCGGACGATGTTGCAAAAGGTTGGGCAGGAATCCAT GCAATTCCTAGGACGATTTGGTTAGACAGCCATGGCAAGCAGCTGCTGCAATGGCCAGTTGAAGAGGTCGAGTCCCTTCGAGGAAATGAAATCAACCATCAAGGACTAGAGCTGAAGAAGGGAGGTCTGTTTGAGATTAAGGGAGCTGACAGTTTCCAG GCTGATGTGGAGATAGACTTTGAGCTGACGTCCATCGATAACGCCGATCCTTTCGATCCCTCCTGGCTTTTGGACGTCGAGAAGCATTGCCGGGAAGCGGGTGCATCAGTCAGTGGTGGCATAGGGCCATTTGGACTTGTTGTCCTGGCCTCTGAcaacatggaggagcacactgctgtGCACTTCCGGGTGTACAAGTCAGAGCACAAATACATGATACTCATGTGCTCTGATCTAAGAAG TTCTTCATTGAGACCAGGACTGTACACACCAGCCTATGGAGGCTTCTTTGAATATGACctggaaaaagaaaagaagatatcTCTGAGAACTCTG ATTGATCGGTCGGCGGTGGagagcttcggcggcggcggcagggtctGCATCATGGCCAGGGTGTACCCCGTGGCGGTTGTAGATGGTTCGGCCCACATGTATGCCTTCAACAACGGCAGTGCCACGGTCAGGGTGCCACAGCTCAGGGCCTGGAGCATGAGGAGAGCACAAGTGAATGTGAAAGGGATGGAGTGA